A window of the Euzebya pacifica genome harbors these coding sequences:
- a CDS encoding histidine phosphatase family protein: protein MPTVTLLRHGQASFGAADYDNLSELGHQQAGVAADTLADRGLRNPVVASGTLRRQRDTAAPVARRFGVDDIRVDPRWNEYDHVAMVEHAVTASGRSMPTGEREFQAVLDTALSRWVTDDAADGWRAFSGGAVAALEELVEGLEPGRDAVVATSGGVIAAIAAHLLRGGADTVVALNRVVVNAAFTTLLAGRSGLSLLGFNDHAHFTGERSGQRTYR from the coding sequence GTGCCCACCGTCACACTCCTCCGCCACGGCCAGGCCTCCTTCGGCGCTGCTGACTACGACAACCTCTCCGAGCTGGGCCACCAGCAGGCCGGGGTCGCGGCCGACACCCTCGCCGACCGGGGGTTGCGGAACCCGGTCGTGGCCAGCGGCACCCTCCGACGTCAGCGTGACACCGCTGCCCCGGTGGCCCGTCGGTTCGGCGTCGACGACATCCGGGTCGATCCCCGCTGGAACGAGTACGACCACGTGGCGATGGTCGAGCACGCGGTGACCGCATCGGGCCGGTCGATGCCGACCGGCGAGCGGGAGTTCCAGGCCGTGCTCGACACCGCGCTGAGCCGCTGGGTCACCGACGACGCAGCCGACGGCTGGCGGGCCTTCAGCGGCGGTGCCGTTGCGGCCCTCGAGGAGCTCGTCGAAGGCCTCGAACCGGGTCGGGACGCGGTCGTTGCCACGTCGGGCGGCGTGATCGCGGCGATCGCCGCGCACCTGCTCCGGGGCGGTGCGGACACCGTGGTCGCGCTCAACCGGGTCGTCGTCAACGCCGCCTTCACCACCTTGCTGGCCGGCAGGTCGGGCCTGTCACTGCTCGGGTTCAACGATCACGCCCATTTCACGGGCGAACGCAGCGGACAACGCACCTATCGGTGA
- a CDS encoding GGDEF domain-containing protein, with protein MTVGTHLLVVLLVLSAGAWSTPLLTPRLPWAVLVAGFAATGAARIRLRLRSASHEFVVDELAIVVGIFTATPLALASAAGFATLGWQLWRRRPLLKASFNVGIAMLEASVAAWVAHGLLAPHTELGPAQWGVSWLAVLLAMSASTLLIRRVIALTADSGDAQEPAPPPVSYVPIWMFSSALVGLVLAGMMLVLEDPRAGVLLAGPVGVVLLAYRAHAAALAERVRLLHESQHDPLTGLANRRGLVQTMANIPPKAPVTLLSIDLDDFKAINDAHGHAVGDEVLRVIGLRLRGVARRHDLVARMGGDEFVVLLSPAPEYTDQVVERVKGVLHEPVHVGELTIPSSASIGVETGPLDGLLDRADRAMYRAKRTRERPLELPAASDGGS; from the coding sequence GTGACCGTCGGGACGCACCTGCTGGTCGTGCTGCTCGTGCTGAGCGCGGGGGCGTGGTCGACACCCCTCCTCACTCCCCGTCTGCCGTGGGCGGTGTTGGTCGCCGGTTTCGCCGCTACCGGCGCGGCGCGCATCCGCCTGCGGCTGCGTTCGGCGTCCCACGAGTTCGTGGTCGACGAGCTGGCGATCGTCGTGGGGATCTTCACCGCAACGCCGCTCGCTTTGGCGTCCGCTGCCGGGTTCGCCACGCTGGGCTGGCAGCTGTGGCGTCGCCGTCCCCTGCTGAAAGCCTCCTTCAACGTGGGCATCGCCATGCTGGAGGCGTCGGTGGCTGCGTGGGTCGCACATGGCCTGCTTGCCCCGCACACGGAGCTCGGACCAGCCCAGTGGGGCGTGTCGTGGCTGGCCGTCCTGCTGGCCATGTCCGCGAGCACGCTGCTGATCCGGAGGGTGATCGCGTTGACGGCAGACTCCGGGGATGCGCAGGAACCCGCGCCACCGCCGGTCTCCTACGTCCCGATCTGGATGTTCTCCAGCGCGCTGGTGGGCCTCGTCCTGGCCGGCATGATGCTGGTCCTCGAGGACCCAAGGGCCGGCGTCCTGCTGGCCGGGCCGGTCGGGGTGGTCCTGCTGGCCTACCGGGCGCATGCCGCTGCGCTCGCCGAACGGGTCCGCCTGCTCCACGAGAGTCAGCACGACCCCCTCACCGGGCTCGCCAACCGGCGGGGACTGGTCCAGACGATGGCGAACATCCCTCCGAAGGCGCCCGTCACGCTGCTCTCGATCGACCTCGACGACTTCAAGGCGATCAACGACGCCCATGGGCACGCGGTCGGCGACGAGGTCCTGCGAGTCATCGGGCTTCGCCTCCGAGGCGTGGCCCGACGTCACGACCTGGTCGCTCGGATGGGGGGTGACGAGTTCGTCGTCCTGCTCTCCCCCGCCCCCGAGTACACCGACCAGGTCGTGGAACGGGTCAAGGGTGTCCTCCACGAACCGGTGCACGTCGGCGAGCTGACCATCCCGTCCTCCGCCAGCATCGGTGTCGAGACAGGGCCGCTCGATGGGTTGCTCGACCGCGCCGATCGCGCGATGTACCGGGCCAAGCGCACACGTGAGCGACCGCTCGAGCTGCCCGCCGCGTCCGACGGCGGCAGCTAA
- a CDS encoding acyl-CoA carboxylase subunit beta, with product MPVFQSRTNPSSPEFRANREAMLEQVEQMRSLQQRAVDASHRRADRFAERGQLTPRQRVSRLLDPGAPFLELRTHAGYLVDTDDPDRSIPGASQITGIGMVARTRCMVVANDSGINAGALTRAGGAKVLRAQEIALENRLPLVMLVESAGANLLEYRVEQWAEGGRFFANMARLSAAGVPVITVLHGSSTAGGAYMPGMSDVVIGVKGRGQAFLAGPPLLKAATGEVAEADDLGGIGMHATVSGLIEHVAEDDADGLRIAREVVGAMRFGTARTAEADNRDWDPPVLDPDEIAGVVPADYRTAYDVREVIARIVDGSRILDVKPRYGPATVCVEAAVFGRPVGIVANNGPIDNDGAQKATQFVQRCGQLGTPLVFLQNITGYMVGTDSERGGMIKNGSKMIQAVTTVDVPRFTFFIGASFGAGNYGMCGQGYDPRFSFTWPNARSGVMGAEQAATTMRIVAEQRAEKKGEPLDEAMLDAFAGQIVSQYAAQESALVTSGLGLDDGLIDPRDTRRVLGIVLATAQEGEATDVRPLSFGVARP from the coding sequence GTGCCCGTATTCCAGTCGAGGACAAACCCCTCCAGCCCGGAGTTCCGGGCCAACCGCGAGGCCATGCTCGAGCAGGTCGAGCAGATGCGCTCGCTCCAGCAGCGGGCGGTCGACGCCTCGCACCGGCGCGCCGACCGCTTCGCCGAACGCGGCCAGCTGACCCCCCGGCAGCGGGTCTCTCGCCTCCTCGACCCCGGGGCGCCGTTCCTCGAGCTCCGCACCCATGCCGGTTACCTCGTCGACACCGACGACCCCGACCGGTCGATCCCCGGCGCCTCCCAGATCACCGGCATCGGCATGGTCGCCCGCACCCGCTGCATGGTCGTGGCCAACGACTCGGGCATCAACGCCGGCGCACTGACCCGGGCGGGTGGCGCCAAGGTGCTCCGCGCCCAGGAGATCGCGCTGGAGAACCGGCTGCCGCTGGTCATGCTGGTCGAGTCCGCCGGCGCCAACCTGCTGGAGTACCGCGTCGAGCAATGGGCCGAGGGGGGACGGTTCTTCGCCAACATGGCCCGCCTGTCCGCCGCCGGGGTCCCCGTGATCACGGTGCTGCACGGCTCGTCCACCGCCGGCGGTGCCTACATGCCCGGCATGAGCGACGTGGTGATCGGCGTGAAGGGCCGTGGCCAGGCGTTCCTCGCCGGGCCCCCGCTGCTGAAGGCCGCGACGGGTGAGGTCGCCGAGGCCGACGACCTGGGTGGGATCGGCATGCACGCGACCGTGTCCGGCCTGATCGAGCACGTCGCCGAGGACGACGCCGACGGCCTGCGGATCGCCCGGGAGGTCGTCGGCGCCATGCGCTTCGGCACCGCTCGGACGGCCGAGGCCGACAACCGCGACTGGGACCCGCCCGTCCTGGATCCCGACGAGATCGCCGGGGTCGTCCCCGCGGACTACCGGACCGCCTACGACGTCCGCGAGGTCATCGCCCGCATCGTCGACGGCTCGCGGATCCTCGACGTCAAGCCCCGCTACGGGCCCGCCACCGTCTGCGTCGAGGCTGCGGTCTTCGGTCGTCCCGTCGGGATCGTTGCCAACAACGGACCGATCGACAACGACGGCGCGCAGAAGGCCACCCAGTTCGTCCAGCGCTGCGGTCAGCTCGGCACGCCGCTGGTGTTCCTGCAGAACATCACCGGCTACATGGTCGGGACCGACTCCGAACGCGGCGGCATGATCAAGAACGGGTCGAAGATGATCCAGGCGGTCACCACCGTCGACGTGCCGCGTTTCACCTTCTTCATCGGGGCCAGCTTCGGGGCCGGCAACTACGGCATGTGCGGTCAGGGGTACGACCCCCGGTTCTCCTTCACCTGGCCCAACGCCAGATCGGGGGTGATGGGGGCCGAGCAGGCCGCGACCACGATGCGCATCGTTGCCGAGCAGCGGGCGGAGAAGAAGGGCGAACCGCTCGACGAGGCGATGCTCGACGCCTTCGCGGGCCAGATCGTCAGCCAGTACGCGGCGCAGGAGTCGGCGCTGGTCACGTCCGGACTCGGCCTCGACGACGGGCTGATCGACCCGCGGGACACCCGTCGCGTCCTCGGGATCGTCCTGGCCACCGCCCAGGAGGGCGAGGCCACCGACGTCCGTCCGCTCAGCTTCGGGGTGGCGCGGCCGTGA
- a CDS encoding acetyl/propionyl/methylcrotonyl-CoA carboxylase subunit alpha: MTRSDPTPLDTTLVDPAPFDTVLVANRGEIAVRVIRSARAHGYRTVAVYSDADADAPHVALADDAVRLGPAAAAQSYLDIDAVIDAARTSGAGAIHPGYGFLAENARFARAVAEAGLVFIGPTPEAIDLMGDKAAAKRRMADAGVPLLPGYQGTDQSDETLLAEADRIGLPLMVKAAAGGGGKGMRLVTDAADLPNALAAARREATSAFGDDTLILERALLHPRHVEIQVLADTHGNVVALGERDCSVQRRHQKVVEEAPSPAIDDVTRSAMQQAAVTAAADIGYVGAGTVEFLLDVERRDGDHQAFAFLEMNTRLQVEHPVTELVTGIDLVEWQLRVARGEALAFGQDDIVLDGHAIEVRLYAEDPANGYLPQTGTIEAWQPPTGVGIRVDAGIAAGQQVTAHYDPMLAKVIAHGRDRDEARRRLADALDRLVCLGTTTNRTFLARVLRHPVFADGGATTSFLTDHDVTTVALDPRDVAAVAGWRQLTATADAERHSPGLAGWTNATWLVDARPLRVGGDHVAVSLQATDAGLSVSVEGEPFLVTGTPEALRVDGRPVHLSAHRLGEGRLLVHLSEADLVVSDPTELPPGADDAAGAGILTAPMHGAVTAVEATVGQDVTAGSQLVVMEAMKMEHVIRADVAGTLVEVVEVGDQVGVGAVVARIEPTDTGG; the protein is encoded by the coding sequence GTGACACGTTCCGATCCCACCCCCTTGGACACCACCCTCGTCGACCCTGCCCCCTTCGACACCGTGCTCGTCGCCAACCGTGGCGAGATCGCCGTCCGGGTCATCCGCAGCGCCCGGGCGCATGGGTACCGCACCGTCGCGGTGTACTCCGACGCCGACGCCGATGCGCCGCACGTGGCGCTGGCCGACGATGCGGTCCGGCTGGGTCCGGCCGCAGCCGCCCAGTCCTACCTGGACATCGACGCCGTCATCGACGCCGCCCGCACCAGCGGCGCCGGGGCCATCCACCCCGGCTACGGGTTCCTGGCCGAGAACGCCCGGTTCGCCCGGGCCGTGGCCGAGGCAGGGCTGGTCTTCATCGGCCCGACCCCGGAGGCGATCGACCTGATGGGCGACAAGGCCGCCGCCAAGCGACGGATGGCCGACGCCGGCGTGCCGCTGCTGCCCGGCTACCAGGGCACCGACCAGTCCGATGAGACGCTGCTGGCCGAAGCCGACCGCATCGGCCTGCCGCTGATGGTCAAGGCCGCCGCCGGCGGAGGCGGCAAGGGCATGCGCCTGGTCACCGACGCCGCGGACCTGCCCAATGCCCTGGCCGCCGCTCGTCGCGAGGCCACCTCGGCCTTCGGCGACGACACCCTGATCCTGGAACGGGCGTTGCTGCACCCTCGCCACGTCGAGATCCAGGTGCTGGCCGACACCCACGGCAACGTCGTGGCCCTGGGCGAACGGGACTGCTCGGTCCAGCGACGCCACCAGAAGGTCGTGGAGGAGGCCCCCTCGCCTGCCATCGACGACGTCACCCGTTCGGCGATGCAGCAGGCAGCGGTCACCGCCGCCGCCGACATCGGCTACGTCGGCGCCGGCACCGTGGAGTTCCTCCTCGACGTCGAGCGCCGCGACGGTGACCACCAGGCGTTCGCGTTCCTGGAGATGAACACCCGCCTGCAGGTCGAACATCCGGTCACCGAGCTGGTCACCGGCATCGACCTCGTCGAGTGGCAGCTGCGGGTCGCACGGGGCGAGGCGCTGGCGTTCGGTCAGGACGACATCGTCCTGGACGGCCACGCCATCGAGGTGCGGCTCTACGCCGAGGATCCCGCCAACGGCTACCTGCCGCAGACCGGCACCATCGAGGCCTGGCAGCCCCCCACCGGCGTCGGCATCCGCGTCGACGCCGGCATCGCCGCGGGCCAGCAGGTCACCGCCCACTACGACCCGATGCTGGCGAAGGTCATCGCCCACGGACGCGACCGTGACGAGGCCCGCCGACGGCTCGCCGATGCCCTGGACCGGCTGGTCTGCCTGGGGACAACGACCAACCGCACGTTCCTTGCCAGGGTGCTGCGGCACCCCGTGTTCGCCGACGGCGGCGCCACCACGTCGTTCCTGACCGACCACGACGTCACCACCGTTGCCCTCGACCCCCGCGACGTCGCCGCGGTCGCCGGATGGCGCCAGCTGACGGCGACCGCGGATGCCGAGCGCCACTCCCCCGGGCTGGCCGGGTGGACCAACGCCACCTGGCTGGTCGACGCCCGTCCGCTCCGGGTGGGCGGCGACCACGTGGCCGTGTCCCTGCAGGCCACCGATGCCGGGCTCTCGGTGTCGGTGGAGGGCGAGCCGTTCCTGGTGACCGGCACACCCGAAGCCCTTCGCGTCGACGGGCGCCCCGTGCACCTGAGCGCCCACCGCCTCGGCGAGGGTCGCCTGCTCGTGCACCTGTCCGAGGCCGACCTCGTCGTGTCGGACCCGACCGAGCTCCCTCCCGGGGCCGACGACGCGGCCGGTGCGGGGATCCTCACCGCCCCGATGCACGGCGCGGTGACCGCGGTGGAGGCCACGGTCGGCCAGGACGTGACCGCCGGCAGCCAGCTGGTCGTGATGGAGGCCATGAAGATGGAGCACGTCATCCGGGCCGACGTGGCCGGCACGCTCGTGGAGGTCGTCGAGGTCGGGGACCAGGTCGGCGTCGGTGCAGTCGTGGCCCGGATCGAACCGACCGACACCGGGGGCTGA
- a CDS encoding DUF1684 domain-containing protein — protein MTSPAPADESGPSPATVLDLADYRRRMAEVYADLRRAPDPLSAWSLWREGRDALFTHPSGVWAESAQPPATIPTWDHDPTWRLEVEVGPPVDDQPVGLPHSGDGVTMAEPIGTVRIDRGGDVGTLTLYWLRQYGGGLFLPFRDATSGDQTYGGGRYLLDGAKSADLGGADRRLVLDFNFAYHPSCVHDPRWSCPLAPPTNTLPFAVRAGERLAG, from the coding sequence GTGACATCTCCTGCGCCTGCTGACGAATCCGGTCCATCGCCCGCCACGGTCCTCGACCTCGCCGACTACCGCCGACGCATGGCCGAGGTCTACGCCGACCTGCGACGTGCCCCGGATCCGTTGTCGGCATGGTCGCTGTGGCGCGAGGGACGTGACGCCCTGTTCACCCACCCCTCCGGGGTGTGGGCGGAGTCCGCACAGCCGCCGGCCACCATCCCGACCTGGGACCACGATCCGACCTGGCGCCTGGAGGTCGAGGTCGGCCCGCCGGTCGACGACCAGCCCGTCGGCCTGCCCCACTCCGGCGACGGCGTCACGATGGCCGAGCCGATCGGCACGGTCAGGATCGACCGCGGCGGCGACGTCGGGACCCTGACCCTCTACTGGTTGCGGCAGTACGGCGGCGGACTCTTCCTCCCGTTCCGCGACGCGACCAGCGGCGACCAGACCTACGGTGGCGGCCGCTACCTGCTGGACGGGGCGAAGTCTGCCGACCTCGGCGGCGCGGACCGTCGCCTGGTCCTGGACTTCAACTTCGCCTACCACCCCTCCTGCGTGCACGACCCGCGCTGGTCGTGCCCGTTGGCCCCGCCGACCAACACCCTGCCCTTCGCTGTTCGTGCCGGGGAGCGCCTCGCCGGTTAG
- the istB gene encoding IS21-like element helper ATPase IstB has translation MATTPASATDSHLAYLCRAMKAPSLAAAAPRLADRAREEGWTHEAFLAACLEKEVDARAAHGGQARIKAAKFPARKTLEDFDFDHQTSVKRELIGHLGQLDFVDARANVVFLGPPGTGKTHLSIALGIRACLAGHRVAFATAAQWVDRLGAAHAAGRLQDELRALGRVPVVVIDEVGYIPFEAEAANLFFQLIAARYERASVIMSSNKPFSRWGEVFGDPVVAAAMIDRLVHHADVVPLKGDSYRLKDRDLGRVPAADPAP, from the coding sequence ATGGCAACCACGCCGGCGTCGGCCACCGACAGCCACCTGGCCTACCTGTGCCGGGCCATGAAGGCCCCGTCCCTCGCGGCGGCCGCCCCGCGGCTGGCCGACCGGGCCCGCGAGGAGGGCTGGACCCACGAGGCGTTCCTCGCCGCGTGCCTTGAGAAAGAAGTCGACGCCCGCGCCGCCCACGGCGGCCAGGCCCGCATCAAAGCCGCGAAGTTCCCGGCCCGCAAGACCCTGGAGGACTTCGACTTCGACCACCAGACCTCCGTCAAGCGCGAATTGATCGGCCATCTCGGCCAGCTCGACTTCGTCGACGCCCGCGCCAACGTGGTGTTCCTCGGCCCGCCCGGCACCGGCAAGACCCACCTCTCCATCGCGCTGGGCATCCGCGCCTGCCTGGCCGGTCACCGCGTCGCCTTCGCCACCGCCGCCCAATGGGTCGACCGGCTCGGCGCCGCCCACGCCGCCGGCCGGCTCCAGGACGAACTCCGCGCCCTCGGCCGCGTCCCCGTCGTGGTCATCGACGAGGTCGGCTACATCCCGTTTGAGGCCGAGGCCGCCAACCTGTTCTTCCAACTCATCGCCGCCAGATACGAACGCGCCAGCGTGATCATGAGCTCCAACAAGCCATTCAGCCGGTGGGGCGAGGTCTTCGGCGACCCCGTCGTGGCCGCAGCCATGATCGACCGGCTCGTCCACCACGCCGACGTCGTCCCGCTCAAGGGCGACAGCTACCGCCTCAAGGACCGCGACCTCGGCCGCGTCCCCGCCGCCGACCCAGCACCATGA
- a CDS encoding enoyl-CoA hydratase-related protein yields MSTPDPLVRTRRCDWYTEVTLALPRRRNALSLAMIDELTGALQEVAASDAAGVLLTGEGPVFSSGHDFADMTGRSYGDMRQLLRRCADMMLLVQQIPQVVLARVQGPALAAGCQLVASCDLAVAVDSATFSVPGGKAGWFCHTPMVAVGRQLPPKRALEMALTGDPVDAATAASWGLVNRAVAASELDEACVDLLGRATRGSRLSKGLGKQTYYSQIGLEQRQAYDVAIEAMAASSQTADGQESMNSFVERRPAEYVDR; encoded by the coding sequence GTGAGCACCCCGGACCCGCTGGTCAGGACCCGACGCTGCGACTGGTACACGGAGGTGACGCTGGCCCTGCCGCGGCGGCGCAACGCGCTGTCGTTGGCGATGATCGATGAGCTGACAGGGGCGCTGCAGGAGGTGGCCGCCAGCGATGCGGCCGGGGTCCTGCTGACGGGCGAGGGCCCCGTCTTCTCCAGCGGTCACGACTTCGCCGACATGACCGGACGGTCCTACGGCGACATGCGCCAGCTGCTGCGCAGGTGCGCCGACATGATGCTGCTGGTCCAGCAGATCCCCCAGGTGGTGCTGGCCCGGGTCCAGGGACCGGCGCTCGCGGCCGGCTGCCAGCTCGTGGCCAGCTGTGACCTCGCGGTCGCCGTCGACAGCGCGACGTTCTCGGTCCCCGGCGGGAAGGCCGGCTGGTTCTGCCACACGCCGATGGTGGCGGTCGGCCGCCAGCTGCCCCCGAAGCGGGCGCTGGAGATGGCGCTGACCGGGGACCCCGTGGATGCCGCCACCGCGGCCTCGTGGGGGCTGGTCAACCGTGCCGTCGCGGCGTCGGAGCTCGACGAGGCCTGCGTGGACCTGCTCGGCCGGGCGACCCGTGGCAGCCGGTTGTCCAAGGGCCTCGGCAAGCAGACCTACTACAGCCAGATCGGGCTGGAGCAGCGGCAGGCCTACGACGTGGCGATCGAGGCGATGGCCGCATCCAGCCAGACGGCTGATGGGCAGGAGTCGATGAACAGCTTCGTGGAGCGCCGGCCGGCGGAGTACGTCGACCGGTAG
- the istA gene encoding IS21 family transposase: MIDVEQWAEVRRLHFAEGMAIKAIVRATGLSRNTVRAAIRSASPPKYEREAAGSAVDAFEPQIRQLLKATPDMPATVIAERIGWSRGMTVLRDRVRELRPAYLLPEGYGRTVYREGELAQWDLWFPEDLKVPVGFGQTAVLPVIVGVPCYSRWITARMIPSKDKHDVLGGHLWCLRDLGRVPRKGVYDGEPAISVRRGRKLVYTQEYLAFRGTLGMGSIVLAKGHPERKGVVERANGYLETSFMPGRSFGSIDDFNTQLGLWLEDRANVRVHAGLRQRPSERIDADLAAMLPLPPVPPDVDWTHTVRLGADHWVRVDTNDYSVHPGAIGRKVTIRRTADQVVVTCGRDEVARHDRVLAKHQTITDPAHDAARKARAQLLELPVAGPDTGVEQRDLADYDRLLGVA, from the coding sequence GTGATTGACGTGGAGCAGTGGGCTGAGGTCCGCCGGTTGCATTTCGCTGAGGGGATGGCGATCAAGGCGATCGTGCGGGCGACGGGGTTGTCGCGCAACACGGTGCGGGCGGCGATCCGCTCGGCGTCGCCACCGAAGTACGAGCGGGAGGCGGCGGGGTCGGCGGTGGATGCGTTCGAGCCGCAGATCCGCCAGTTGCTCAAGGCCACGCCGGACATGCCGGCCACGGTGATCGCCGAGCGGATCGGCTGGTCGCGGGGGATGACGGTGCTGCGCGACCGGGTGCGTGAGCTGCGTCCGGCCTACCTGCTGCCGGAGGGGTATGGCCGCACCGTCTATCGGGAGGGCGAGCTGGCCCAGTGGGACCTGTGGTTCCCCGAGGACCTGAAGGTGCCGGTCGGGTTCGGACAGACCGCGGTGCTGCCGGTGATCGTCGGGGTGCCCTGCTACTCGCGGTGGATCACCGCCCGGATGATCCCGTCCAAGGACAAACACGACGTGCTCGGCGGGCACCTGTGGTGCCTCCGCGACCTGGGCCGGGTGCCCCGCAAGGGGGTGTATGACGGCGAGCCCGCGATCAGCGTCCGGCGGGGCCGCAAGCTGGTCTACACCCAGGAGTACTTGGCGTTCCGAGGCACGTTGGGGATGGGCTCGATCGTGCTGGCCAAGGGCCACCCGGAGCGCAAGGGGGTGGTGGAGCGGGCCAACGGCTACCTGGAAACGAGCTTCATGCCCGGACGCAGCTTCGGCTCGATCGACGACTTCAACACCCAGCTGGGCCTGTGGCTTGAGGACCGGGCCAACGTCAGGGTCCACGCCGGGCTGCGCCAGCGGCCCTCCGAACGCATCGACGCCGACCTGGCCGCGATGCTGCCGCTGCCGCCGGTGCCGCCCGATGTCGATTGGACCCACACCGTCCGGTTGGGCGCCGACCACTGGGTGCGGGTGGACACCAACGACTACTCCGTCCACCCGGGCGCGATCGGCCGCAAGGTCACCATCCGCCGCACCGCCGATCAGGTCGTGGTGACCTGTGGCCGCGACGAGGTCGCCCGCCACGACCGGGTCCTCGCCAAGCATCAGACCATCACCGACCCGGCCCACGACGCCGCCCGCAAGGCCCGCGCCCAGCTGCTCGAGCTGCCCGTCGCCGGCCCCGACACCGGTGTGGAGCAGCGGGACCTCGCCGACTACGACCGGCTGCTCGGGGTGGCCTGA
- a CDS encoding DUF1801 domain-containing protein, giving the protein MGEPKTQKHDGDVDAFIDAVPDERRREDARTLCALMAEATGQPPVMWGPSIVGFGEYHYVYASGREGDWMKVGFSPRARNLTVYLMDGYEDRGAQLERLGPHRLGKSCLYLTRLDRVDLDVLRAMVEDSYRTPHPAEREDQP; this is encoded by the coding sequence GTGGGCGAGCCGAAGACACAGAAGCACGACGGGGACGTCGATGCGTTCATCGACGCGGTACCCGACGAGCGACGACGGGAGGATGCCCGCACCCTCTGCGCGCTGATGGCCGAGGCGACCGGCCAGCCACCGGTGATGTGGGGGCCGTCCATCGTCGGGTTCGGGGAGTACCACTACGTGTACGCCTCGGGTCGCGAGGGTGACTGGATGAAGGTCGGCTTCTCGCCCCGGGCACGCAACCTCACCGTGTACCTGATGGACGGCTACGAGGACCGCGGTGCACAGCTCGAGCGGCTGGGGCCCCACCGCCTCGGCAAGTCGTGCCTGTACCTCACCCGGCTCGACCGCGTCGACCTCGACGTGCTCAGGGCGATGGTCGAGGACTCTTACCGCACCCCCCACCCGGCCGAACGAGAGGACCAACCGTGA
- a CDS encoding AMIN-like domain-containing (lipo)protein has product MDAAHRIAGRVTVGVTLALLLAACNGGDDPVVTAPTTVAVDDTATPQAAATKSPSPTLATPTGPATDPGGLATDAPDPDGLPPIQQPTSTPNAQPDTEEPTGSGQAGWVSDVRVSTVEGYDRIVIVLAEPEIDGVAGWTAEYVEEYVPIGEDVHPDPPGDGTLQLTLRNVALPFDDLGAAFPTGVIPGPGSAITQVDVVGWFEGQQDFVIGTATEGPFRVYSDHPRRIVVEVAHA; this is encoded by the coding sequence ATGGACGCCGCACACCGGATCGCTGGGAGGGTCACCGTCGGCGTGACGCTGGCGTTGCTGCTGGCCGCGTGCAACGGCGGGGACGACCCCGTCGTCACGGCCCCGACGACCGTCGCGGTGGACGACACGGCCACACCGCAGGCAGCCGCGACCAAGTCGCCCTCGCCCACGCTGGCCACGCCGACCGGCCCGGCCACGGACCCCGGCGGCCTGGCCACCGACGCCCCCGACCCCGACGGCCTGCCGCCGATCCAGCAGCCGACGTCGACACCCAACGCCCAGCCCGACACCGAGGAACCGACGGGGAGCGGGCAGGCCGGCTGGGTGTCCGACGTCAGGGTCAGCACCGTCGAGGGCTACGACCGCATCGTGATCGTGCTCGCCGAACCCGAGATCGACGGCGTCGCCGGCTGGACGGCGGAGTACGTCGAGGAGTACGTGCCGATCGGTGAGGACGTGCACCCCGACCCGCCGGGCGACGGGACGCTGCAGCTGACCCTCCGCAACGTCGCCCTGCCCTTCGACGACCTCGGCGCGGCGTTCCCGACCGGGGTCATCCCCGGACCGGGCAGCGCCATCACCCAGGTCGACGTCGTCGGCTGGTTCGAGGGACAGCAGGACTTCGTCATCGGCACCGCCACCGAGGGACCGTTCCGCGTCTACAGCGACCACCCGCGCCGCATCGTCGTCGAGGTCGCCCACGCCTGA